The proteins below are encoded in one region of Acidithiobacillus ferrooxidans ATCC 23270:
- the tkt gene encoding transketolase, giving the protein MTTPTAPFGGEYTSIDQLSINTIRTLAMDAVQQADSGHPGTPMALAPAGYVLWTRFLRHHPCNPMWFNRDRFVLSAGHASMLLYALLHLSGYDLSLEEIRHFRQWGSKTPGHPEYGLTPGVETTTGPLGQGLMNAVGMAMAEAHLAARFNRPGYEIINHQTYVFCSDGDLMEGASHEAASLAGHLALGKLIVLYDDNHITIEGSTALAFSDDVARRFDAYHWHVQNLGEAANELDTLENAFRNAQQESNQPSLIIVRSHIAYGAPHAQDTAKAHGAPLGEAEIRATKAFYGWPPDAGFLVPDPVLMHMRQAQERGADLESAWNRKFEAYQKDYPQEGAHLIAAMAGELPEGWDENIPHFTPEDGPMATRVASEKTLNAFADKVPWLMGGSGDLAPSTNTRIASSGDFEKDGYKNRNIHWGVREHVMCAACSGMALHGGIRPYGASFLIFTDYARPAIRLAAMMRLPVIYVMTHDSIGLGEDGPTHQPIEHLASFRAMPNLCVIRPADANEAAYAWRAAIIRRDGPTMLVLTRQSLPVWDRSLLGEARGSMQGAYVLSRERGGRPHILLLASGSEVQLVLQAQAKLYERGIDARVVSMPSWELFRAQPAAYRDTVLPRDIKVRLAVEAAASLGWCEWVGEGATIGLSRFGASAPYPENFRHLGFTVDNVVQEAQRLL; this is encoded by the coding sequence ATGACAACTCCAACAGCCCCCTTTGGGGGGGAATACACATCCATTGATCAGCTTTCTATCAATACGATTCGCACGCTGGCTATGGACGCTGTGCAACAGGCCGATTCAGGGCATCCAGGGACGCCCATGGCGTTGGCTCCAGCCGGCTACGTGCTATGGACGCGATTCCTTCGACACCATCCGTGCAATCCCATGTGGTTCAACCGGGACCGCTTCGTCTTATCGGCTGGGCATGCCTCCATGCTGCTGTATGCCTTACTCCATCTCAGCGGATATGACCTTTCACTCGAAGAAATCCGGCATTTTCGTCAATGGGGCAGCAAGACTCCCGGACATCCGGAATACGGCCTCACTCCAGGGGTAGAAACCACCACTGGCCCTCTTGGTCAGGGCCTGATGAACGCGGTGGGCATGGCCATGGCCGAGGCCCATTTGGCAGCCCGCTTCAACCGGCCGGGATATGAAATCATCAATCACCAGACCTACGTTTTTTGTAGTGACGGCGATCTCATGGAGGGGGCATCCCACGAAGCCGCTTCCCTGGCTGGGCATTTAGCTTTGGGCAAACTGATCGTGCTCTATGACGACAACCACATTACCATCGAAGGGAGTACGGCACTGGCCTTTTCCGACGACGTCGCCCGGCGTTTCGACGCTTACCATTGGCATGTCCAAAACCTGGGCGAGGCGGCGAATGAGCTCGACACATTGGAGAACGCCTTCCGTAATGCGCAGCAGGAAAGCAATCAGCCCTCCTTGATCATCGTCCGGTCTCATATCGCCTATGGCGCCCCTCATGCCCAGGATACCGCCAAGGCCCATGGAGCCCCGTTGGGGGAAGCGGAGATTCGTGCCACGAAAGCGTTCTATGGATGGCCACCGGACGCCGGATTCCTCGTCCCGGATCCGGTGTTAATGCATATGCGTCAGGCTCAGGAGCGCGGGGCGGATCTGGAATCGGCATGGAATCGGAAATTCGAAGCCTATCAGAAGGATTACCCCCAGGAGGGCGCCCATCTGATAGCGGCCATGGCGGGGGAGCTTCCTGAAGGTTGGGACGAGAACATTCCCCACTTTACTCCTGAGGATGGCCCCATGGCGACTCGGGTGGCCTCCGAGAAGACTTTGAACGCTTTTGCCGATAAGGTTCCCTGGTTGATGGGCGGTAGCGGAGATCTGGCGCCGTCCACCAATACCCGGATCGCCAGTTCCGGGGATTTTGAAAAAGACGGTTACAAAAATCGCAACATTCACTGGGGGGTGCGCGAGCACGTCATGTGTGCCGCCTGTTCCGGTATGGCGCTCCATGGCGGGATTCGCCCTTATGGCGCAAGTTTTCTGATCTTCACCGACTATGCGCGGCCGGCCATCCGTCTCGCCGCCATGATGAGGCTGCCCGTGATTTACGTGATGACCCACGATTCCATCGGTCTCGGGGAAGATGGACCGACGCATCAACCGATAGAACATCTGGCGTCGTTCCGCGCCATGCCCAATCTGTGCGTAATCCGTCCAGCCGATGCCAACGAGGCGGCCTATGCGTGGCGTGCGGCCATCATCCGCCGGGACGGGCCTACGATGCTCGTCCTTACGCGGCAATCCCTTCCCGTATGGGACCGCAGCCTTCTCGGTGAGGCCAGAGGGAGCATGCAGGGGGCCTATGTGCTGTCCCGAGAACGGGGCGGTCGCCCTCATATTCTTCTCCTAGCCAGCGGTTCCGAGGTGCAGCTCGTTCTGCAAGCCCAGGCCAAACTATACGAGCGAGGAATAGATGCCCGGGTGGTCAGCATGCCCAGCTGGGAGCTGTTCCGCGCCCAGCCAGCGGCTTACCGGGATACGGTGCTCCCACGAGATATCAAAGTCCGGCTCGCCGTAGAGGCTGCGGCATCCCTGGGGTGGTGCGAATGGGTGGGAGAGGGCGCCACCATAGGCCTGAGCCGCTTCGGCGCCAGTGCACCCTATCCAGAAAATTTCCGCCATCTGGGATTCACCGTGGATAATGTGGTACAGGAAGCCCAACGGCTATTATAA
- a CDS encoding DUF1971 domain-containing protein, whose product MPLKEYQRTPEFTDADTPAGLLHGHRTKAGVWGRIVLLEGNLRYCLEDGSARAWILSPARPAWIPPDLPHRVEFLGPARFYVSFWR is encoded by the coding sequence GTGCCCCTAAAGGAATACCAGCGCACACCGGAGTTTACCGACGCCGACACCCCCGCCGGTCTGCTCCATGGTCACCGCACCAAAGCCGGGGTCTGGGGGCGCATCGTGCTCCTGGAAGGGAACTTGCGATATTGCCTGGAAGACGGCAGCGCCCGCGCATGGATCCTGAGCCCGGCACGGCCTGCCTGGATACCGCCCGATCTGCCGCACCGGGTGGAATTCCTGGGCCCAGCACGTTTCTACGTAAGCTTTTGGCGCTGA
- a CDS encoding hypervirulence associated TUDOR domain-containing protein → MKKPPAPRFAVGDHVTWNSEAGRVTGRIIAIHEQDFPVHGYTHHASPEDPQYAIQSDKSRHVAYHKGGILRLAEGGSQG, encoded by the coding sequence ATGAAAAAGCCGCCGGCACCACGCTTTGCCGTGGGCGATCACGTTACCTGGAACTCGGAAGCCGGCAGGGTGACGGGGCGGATCATTGCCATCCACGAGCAGGATTTTCCGGTCCACGGCTATACCCACCATGCGAGCCCGGAAGACCCGCAATACGCCATCCAAAGCGACAAAAGTCGCCATGTGGCTTACCATAAGGGCGGTATCCTGCGTCTCGCTGAGGGAGGATCGCAGGGCTGA
- a CDS encoding tellurite resistance/C4-dicarboxylate transporter family protein, with protein MKRNRTGLPRLVDSAAENLAPAYFALVMATGAVSLAAQAVDYSFLARSLFWLNGIFYVVLWFLTAWRMLRFGRRMGVDFKDYQRGPGFFSVVAGSAILGTQFVLLANEEKKGMLLWGLAMALWLILNYGIFTAFTIRKHKPSLDEGITGTWFLAVVAAQSLAVLAAVLDAHWGPVHWLEFNFIALSLWLWGGMLYIWIVVLVFYRYTFFLFSAEDLVPPYWINMGAMAISTLAGSLLIVNAAKAPYLHSLLPFLKGFTVFYWATGSWWIPLLIALEFWRHGVKRLPVRYDPLYWGVVFPLGMYSLCTLHMAQSMDLPFLLPLGHVFLYLALLAWVITLAGMIHHWGLGLRAGTKTRIHRPLP; from the coding sequence ATGAAAAGGAATCGGACCGGTCTGCCCCGTCTGGTAGACTCCGCCGCCGAGAACTTGGCTCCTGCCTATTTCGCTTTGGTGATGGCCACGGGTGCTGTCTCCTTGGCGGCCCAGGCGGTGGACTATTCTTTCCTCGCCCGGTCGCTCTTCTGGCTCAACGGAATATTCTACGTGGTTTTATGGTTCCTGACTGCCTGGCGCATGCTGCGCTTCGGCCGGCGGATGGGGGTGGATTTCAAGGATTACCAGCGCGGCCCAGGTTTCTTTTCCGTGGTGGCCGGATCCGCCATTCTCGGCACCCAGTTCGTCCTTTTGGCGAACGAGGAGAAAAAGGGGATGCTGCTCTGGGGGCTTGCCATGGCCCTTTGGCTGATACTGAACTACGGCATCTTCACGGCCTTCACCATCCGGAAACATAAGCCTTCTCTGGATGAGGGCATCACCGGTACCTGGTTTTTGGCAGTGGTTGCCGCCCAGTCCCTCGCCGTGCTCGCTGCTGTTCTGGATGCGCACTGGGGCCCCGTGCATTGGCTGGAATTCAACTTCATTGCCCTCTCCCTGTGGCTCTGGGGCGGCATGCTCTATATCTGGATCGTGGTGCTTGTCTTTTATCGTTACACTTTCTTCCTTTTTTCGGCTGAGGATCTGGTGCCGCCGTACTGGATCAACATGGGGGCCATGGCCATTTCCACCCTGGCGGGCTCCCTACTCATCGTCAACGCCGCCAAGGCGCCCTATCTCCATTCCCTTCTCCCCTTTCTGAAAGGCTTTACGGTCTTTTACTGGGCCACAGGGAGTTGGTGGATCCCGCTATTGATTGCCTTGGAGTTCTGGCGTCACGGGGTCAAGAGGCTTCCCGTGCGTTACGATCCTCTCTACTGGGGCGTCGTCTTCCCCCTCGGTATGTACAGCCTATGCACGCTCCATATGGCGCAGAGCATGGATCTGCCCTTTTTACTCCCTCTCGGGCATGTCTTCCTCTATCTGGCTCTGCTCGCTTGGGTGATCACCCTGGCCGGAATGATCCATCATTGGGGGCTGGGTCTACGCGCCGGGACGAAGACCAGGATTCACCGCCCTCTGCCATGA
- a CDS encoding DNA-3-methyladenine glycosylase family protein gives MGYYFRLSPRPPFRLDLTVWALRRQAHNRMDGWESETYRRVWRYGDDWLKVRLWQTKGDPDPFLEGEIYEGPQDERTVSWVRAQLTWMLSLDRDLGPFYVVAAGDPRLASLEARYRGLRPPRFPSLFEGMVNAVACQQLSLHLGITLLNRLSELCREGVGEMDQVYPFPDPGSLLRQEVTALRGLGFSGQKVTALRALAEEAAVGGLEREDWQHLPNAAAVQRLLRLRGIGRWSAEYVLLRTLGRLDVFPGDDVGARKALARWLEENGSLDYAQVAHRLRPWQPYAGMVYFLLLMRRLEGEGRMWNPGDELPLSQSDQADRR, from the coding sequence ATGGGATACTACTTCCGCCTCAGCCCGCGACCGCCCTTTCGTTTGGATCTCACGGTCTGGGCGCTGCGCCGTCAAGCCCATAACAGGATGGATGGCTGGGAGAGCGAAACCTATCGGCGCGTCTGGCGCTATGGGGACGACTGGCTGAAAGTCCGGCTCTGGCAGACGAAGGGCGATCCCGATCCGTTTCTGGAAGGAGAAATCTACGAAGGCCCCCAGGACGAGCGGACCGTCTCCTGGGTCCGCGCGCAACTCACCTGGATGCTAAGCCTGGATCGGGATCTTGGCCCCTTTTACGTGGTAGCCGCTGGAGATCCTCGTCTCGCGTCCTTGGAGGCGCGCTACCGAGGCCTCCGACCACCCCGTTTCCCATCCCTCTTCGAGGGCATGGTCAATGCCGTCGCCTGCCAGCAACTGAGTCTGCATCTGGGTATCACTCTCCTCAACCGACTCTCGGAGCTCTGCAGGGAGGGGGTGGGAGAAATGGACCAGGTGTACCCTTTTCCGGATCCTGGCTCTCTGCTGCGGCAGGAGGTGACGGCCCTGCGTGGTCTAGGCTTCAGCGGCCAGAAGGTGACCGCCTTGCGCGCGCTGGCGGAAGAAGCGGCGGTCGGCGGACTGGAGCGTGAAGACTGGCAGCATTTGCCCAACGCCGCAGCCGTGCAGCGTCTGCTGCGTTTGCGCGGCATCGGCCGCTGGTCGGCGGAGTACGTCCTGCTGCGCACCCTGGGGCGTCTGGACGTTTTCCCCGGTGACGACGTGGGGGCGCGCAAGGCCCTGGCCCGCTGGCTGGAGGAAAACGGCAGCTTGGATTATGCCCAGGTCGCCCACCGGCTCCGGCCATGGCAGCCCTACGCCGGCATGGTATATTTTCTGTTGTTGATGCGGCGACTGGAAGGCGAGGGCCGTATGTGGAACCCCGGCGATGAACTGCCGCTGTCCCAATCGGATCAGGCGGACAGGCGGTAA
- a CDS encoding carboxymuconolactone decarboxylase family protein, with translation MMRNALHENVRRYFEEKELVDLTLAIVAINAWNRLAIAFRTPAGSYRPDLDR, from the coding sequence TTGATGAGGAACGCGCTCCATGAAAACGTTCGCCGTTATTTCGAGGAGAAGGAACTGGTGGATCTGACCTTGGCCATAGTGGCCATCAACGCCTGGAACCGCCTGGCCATTGCCTTCCGCACCCCTGCCGGCAGCTACCGGCCGGATCTGGACCGATAG
- a CDS encoding glycosyltransferase family 2 protein, producing MLDNKSPVFMVLVPVFNRMNLLERAIGSLYRQTFQDFCLVVIDDGSTDNSLQRAMDLTKKMIHPSGLIRLPENVGVGTALNIGAEVGRSKSIPWITRLDSDDVYASDYLENRLRVIRTYPEVDLFHGGIRVINGPETVPDARNKKRRIAISETSQGATIVVKSEVFKRLGCFDDLRYGEDYAFLEKARMAGCSIRKLDFGDYYYYRDTLNALTC from the coding sequence ATGTTGGACAATAAATCACCGGTTTTCATGGTGTTAGTGCCCGTATTTAACCGTATGAACCTATTGGAAAGGGCTATTGGTTCTCTCTATCGGCAGACTTTTCAGGATTTCTGTTTGGTGGTGATAGATGATGGCAGCACCGATAACAGTCTGCAACGCGCGATGGATCTCACCAAAAAAATGATACATCCATCGGGTTTGATCCGGCTGCCTGAAAATGTCGGTGTTGGAACTGCGCTGAATATCGGGGCGGAGGTGGGCCGCAGTAAAAGCATTCCTTGGATAACGCGGCTGGACTCCGATGACGTGTATGCATCGGATTATCTGGAAAACCGGCTACGGGTGATCCGTACGTATCCGGAGGTGGATTTGTTCCATGGTGGAATCCGGGTCATCAATGGCCCTGAGACGGTTCCTGACGCAAGAAATAAGAAACGGCGCATTGCCATATCAGAAACCTCCCAAGGGGCGACTATAGTGGTTAAGTCTGAAGTTTTTAAGCGATTGGGGTGCTTTGATGACCTGCGCTACGGGGAAGATTATGCCTTTCTGGAAAAAGCCCGTATGGCAGGATGCTCAATCCGTAAGTTGGATTTCGGAGACTATTATTATTACCGAGATACGCTGAATGCACTAACCTGTTAG
- a CDS encoding NAD(P)/FAD-dependent oxidoreductase: MTERVLILGGGFAGTAAARALRGQGLEVTLIDQRNYHLFQPLLYQVAAGDLQAEAIATPQRRLLRGGLHFRLGRVARLRLPQRSILLDDGDILSYDYLFIALGTVTNFFGNAAIANHALQIKGMEAAEAVRSHIFSALEAASHCTDPAQQQRWLSFVIAGGGPTGVEFCAALLELLRVVLPRDYPELRLEDLQVTLVQGSAALLPGFSAPLQGQAARKLQKLGAQLRFHTHVQGFDGQMVQCQPDPAIPARTLVWTAGVTANPLAATMPGARGPGGRIIVDPHLRLPEYPEVFILGDLACSSNGEFWPQVAPFALQSARHVALVLQSQRQGRPLPPPFAYRDPGSMAVIGRFDAVCEIERWHLHWHGWSAWLLWLGLHLYHIIGTRNRLLTLLDWGTDYLRHSAAVEIIRSPPDSSDP; the protein is encoded by the coding sequence ATGACTGAACGTGTTCTCATTCTCGGCGGCGGTTTTGCCGGCACCGCCGCCGCACGCGCGCTCCGGGGTCAAGGGCTGGAGGTGACCCTGATCGACCAGCGCAATTATCATCTCTTCCAGCCCCTCCTCTACCAGGTGGCCGCCGGAGATCTCCAGGCGGAGGCCATCGCCACGCCGCAAAGGCGCCTCCTGCGCGGCGGCCTGCATTTTCGCTTGGGACGGGTCGCCCGATTGCGCCTCCCCCAGCGTTCGATCCTGCTCGATGACGGTGACATCCTTTCCTATGATTACCTATTCATCGCCCTCGGCACCGTCACCAACTTTTTCGGCAATGCCGCCATCGCCAACCATGCCCTGCAGATCAAAGGCATGGAAGCGGCGGAAGCGGTTCGTTCGCACATCTTCAGTGCTCTGGAGGCAGCCAGCCACTGCACAGACCCCGCCCAACAGCAGCGCTGGCTCAGCTTCGTCATTGCCGGAGGCGGCCCCACCGGGGTGGAATTTTGCGCTGCCCTGCTGGAGCTCCTGCGCGTCGTGCTCCCCCGCGACTACCCGGAATTGCGCCTGGAAGATCTGCAAGTCACCCTGGTGCAGGGCAGCGCCGCCCTGCTTCCCGGCTTTTCCGCGCCCCTGCAGGGCCAAGCCGCCCGCAAGCTGCAAAAACTCGGCGCCCAACTGCGCTTTCACACCCATGTCCAGGGATTTGACGGGCAAATGGTGCAATGCCAGCCGGACCCGGCTATTCCTGCCCGTACCCTCGTCTGGACCGCCGGCGTAACGGCCAATCCTCTGGCGGCCACCATGCCCGGTGCCCGGGGACCCGGTGGACGAATCATCGTCGATCCCCACCTGCGCCTGCCGGAATACCCCGAGGTCTTCATCCTCGGCGACCTGGCCTGTAGCAGTAACGGTGAATTTTGGCCCCAGGTTGCACCCTTTGCCCTGCAGAGTGCCCGCCACGTCGCCCTAGTGCTGCAATCCCAACGGCAAGGGCGGCCCCTCCCTCCCCCTTTCGCCTACCGGGACCCTGGCAGCATGGCCGTCATCGGCCGTTTCGATGCGGTCTGCGAGATCGAACGCTGGCATCTGCACTGGCATGGCTGGAGTGCCTGGCTGCTCTGGCTGGGGCTGCACCTCTACCACATCATCGGCACCCGCAATCGCCTGCTCACCCTCCTCGACTGGGGAACGGATTATCTGCGCCACAGCGCCGCCGTGGAAATCATTCGCTCTCCTCCCGATTCTTCCGATCCGTGA
- a CDS encoding MFS transporter — protein MKRGAAAVYTAGFLQGAAFVMVPALGHILHQAPYAFGSSAYGFLYFPEIIGAILSALAAGSIHSRLGGSGVFRLGALSNAAAMFLLVAAAFTDSGLAYGLILAETLLLGIGFGLTNAAINRSASLLFAGAATAAVTILNAVIGGATAISPLILEGFHSSIGWAGWPALLALAWLALLLLPIAAAGPAELGGLRAWRRSMLPFAGAVLIYAICEGSFGSWANVLVSVNRGLPAASGALALALFWGGMTAARFALGFIPNRLLHRRIVYLLAPLGMAACFLLIPQLITASALLMAFTAAGVACGIYYPYSMAYGIAAHPEEGTQMAGLLVGALMVGEGIGSFGLGPLQDLLRLGPIYTLSALWAIPLVWLAWRNSQPAHAQGTRPHD, from the coding sequence GTGAAACGCGGCGCCGCCGCCGTCTACACCGCGGGCTTTTTGCAGGGGGCGGCCTTCGTCATGGTCCCCGCCCTGGGCCACATCCTGCACCAGGCTCCCTACGCTTTCGGCAGCAGCGCCTATGGATTCTTATATTTCCCCGAGATCATCGGCGCCATCCTCAGCGCCCTTGCCGCCGGCAGCATCCACAGCCGCCTCGGTGGCTCCGGCGTCTTTCGCCTGGGGGCGCTGAGCAACGCCGCCGCCATGTTCCTGCTGGTAGCCGCCGCCTTTACGGACAGCGGCCTCGCGTATGGACTGATCCTTGCCGAAACCCTCCTTCTCGGCATCGGCTTCGGCCTCACCAACGCCGCCATCAACCGCTCCGCCTCCCTTCTCTTTGCCGGAGCCGCCACAGCGGCGGTGACCATCCTCAACGCCGTCATCGGCGGCGCCACCGCAATCTCGCCCCTGATCCTCGAAGGCTTTCATAGCAGCATCGGCTGGGCCGGCTGGCCGGCCCTCCTCGCCCTTGCCTGGCTGGCCCTGCTCCTGCTGCCCATTGCCGCCGCTGGTCCAGCGGAGCTGGGCGGCCTGCGCGCCTGGCGTCGTTCCATGCTCCCCTTTGCCGGTGCTGTGCTGATCTACGCCATCTGCGAAGGCAGCTTCGGCAGTTGGGCCAATGTCCTGGTGAGCGTCAACCGCGGTCTGCCCGCCGCCAGCGGCGCCCTCGCCCTGGCCCTCTTCTGGGGCGGCATGACCGCCGCGCGCTTTGCCCTGGGCTTCATTCCCAACCGCCTGCTGCACCGCCGGATCGTCTATCTGCTCGCCCCCCTGGGGATGGCCGCGTGCTTCCTGCTCATCCCCCAGCTCATCACCGCCAGCGCCCTGCTCATGGCGTTCACCGCCGCCGGGGTCGCCTGCGGCATCTACTATCCCTACAGCATGGCCTACGGCATTGCCGCCCACCCCGAAGAAGGCACCCAGATGGCCGGGCTTCTAGTCGGGGCCCTCATGGTGGGCGAAGGCATCGGCTCCTTCGGGCTTGGCCCCCTGCAGGATCTGCTCCGCCTCGGCCCCATCTATACCCTCTCGGCCCTCTGGGCCATCCCCCTCGTCTGGCTGGCCTGGCGCAACAGCCAGCCTGCCCATGCCCAAGGGACCAGGCCCCATGACTGA
- a CDS encoding GMC oxidoreductase gives MAANLDADVIIIGSGAGGGTLARALAPSGLSILILERGDYLPREWGNWDPHTVFAEHRYHTPEQWHDGDGQIFTPVTGYHVGGNTKFYGAAVLRRREKDFLPRHHRDGLTPAWPIAYADLAPHYDQAEAWYFTHGQAGADPLEPPRGPFAFPPFPHEPLLAALEQKLRNMGLHPFPLPLALHRNEEDPAHSPCVRCPTCDGFPCLLHAKGDAEVCGVTPALAHANVRLLTRHRVLRLLPGGDGRGVEGVETDQGTLRARVVVLAAGAVNSAALLLASADAAAPQGLANSSDQVGRNYMCHLNSACMALKAAQENTTVFQKTLAINDFYDDSGDPDYPYPLGHIQNLGKVTPALLHAQQPLLPIPLVAWTASHSVDWWLTTEDLPDAGNRVTLDSDGHIRLAWQPKNRESHQRLCDQWRKILHQAGFPMVFFQAMDISATAHQVGTCRFGEDPADSVLDPWCRAHDLANLYVVDASFMPSISAVNPSLTIMANAIRVAAHLAERFKTGAWA, from the coding sequence ATGGCGGCTAACCTCGACGCCGATGTGATCATCATCGGCAGCGGCGCCGGCGGCGGCACCCTGGCCCGCGCCCTCGCCCCATCAGGACTGTCCATCCTCATCCTCGAACGCGGCGACTACCTCCCCCGCGAATGGGGCAACTGGGACCCACACACCGTCTTTGCCGAACACCGCTACCATACCCCTGAACAGTGGCACGATGGCGACGGCCAGATTTTCACCCCCGTTACCGGCTATCATGTGGGGGGCAACACCAAGTTCTACGGGGCGGCCGTTTTGCGCCGGCGCGAAAAAGATTTCCTTCCCCGTCACCATCGCGACGGCCTCACCCCCGCCTGGCCCATCGCCTACGCCGATCTCGCGCCCCACTATGACCAGGCCGAGGCCTGGTACTTCACCCACGGTCAGGCCGGTGCCGATCCCCTGGAACCGCCCCGCGGTCCCTTCGCCTTCCCCCCTTTCCCCCACGAGCCCCTCCTCGCAGCCCTGGAGCAAAAATTGCGGAATATGGGGTTGCACCCCTTTCCCCTCCCCCTCGCCCTCCACCGCAACGAGGAAGACCCCGCCCATAGCCCTTGCGTGCGTTGTCCCACCTGTGACGGCTTCCCCTGCCTGCTGCACGCCAAGGGCGATGCCGAAGTCTGCGGTGTCACCCCCGCCCTGGCCCACGCCAACGTCCGCCTGCTCACCCGGCATCGCGTCCTGCGCCTGCTGCCTGGCGGCGACGGCAGGGGTGTGGAAGGTGTGGAAACCGATCAGGGCACCCTGCGCGCCCGCGTCGTCGTCCTTGCCGCCGGCGCCGTAAACTCCGCCGCCCTCCTCCTCGCCTCCGCCGATGCCGCCGCGCCCCAAGGTCTCGCCAACAGCAGCGATCAGGTCGGGCGCAACTACATGTGCCATCTCAATAGCGCCTGCATGGCCCTCAAAGCCGCCCAGGAAAACACCACCGTCTTCCAGAAAACCCTGGCCATCAACGATTTTTACGACGACTCGGGCGACCCCGATTATCCCTATCCCCTCGGCCACATCCAGAATCTCGGCAAGGTCACGCCGGCGCTGCTCCATGCCCAACAGCCCCTGCTCCCCATTCCCCTCGTCGCCTGGACCGCCAGCCACTCCGTGGACTGGTGGCTCACCACCGAAGACCTGCCCGACGCCGGCAACCGGGTCACCCTCGACAGCGACGGCCATATCCGCCTCGCGTGGCAACCCAAAAACCGCGAAAGCCACCAGCGCCTCTGTGACCAATGGCGCAAGATTCTCCACCAGGCCGGCTTTCCCATGGTCTTCTTTCAGGCCATGGACATCTCCGCCACTGCCCATCAGGTGGGCACCTGCCGTTTTGGCGAAGACCCTGCGGACAGTGTCCTGGATCCCTGGTGCAGGGCCCATGACCTCGCCAACCTCTATGTCGTGGACGCCTCCTTCATGCCCTCCATCAGCGCGGTCAACCCCTCCCTCACCATCATGGCCAATGCCATCCGCGTCGCCGCGCATCTGGCCGAACGCTTCAAAACAGGGGCCTGGGCGTGA
- a CDS encoding glucose 1-dehydrogenase has translation MIAIDLTGRRALVTGASGGLGQAIAEILAAAGAQVAVHYRKGQAEAEQVVAAIQGKGGKAQAFQADISDPAAVERLLREIDGAFGGLDILVNNAGMDGPRAVVGDDDPQLWEKVLAVDLVGPYYCARAAIPRMEKCGCGVIINITSVHEFIPWEGYSAYTSAKAGLSMFTKTLAQETADKGIRVVAIAPGAIKTPINKAVWGNPDSLKDLDDKIAMERLGTPEEIGHVAAFLASDLASYVTGTTIAVDGGMLIYPDFRHGG, from the coding sequence ATGATTGCCATCGATCTCACCGGACGCCGTGCCCTGGTCACCGGCGCCAGCGGCGGCCTCGGCCAGGCCATCGCCGAAATCCTGGCGGCCGCCGGCGCCCAAGTCGCCGTTCATTACCGCAAGGGGCAGGCCGAGGCCGAGCAAGTCGTCGCCGCCATCCAGGGCAAAGGCGGCAAGGCGCAGGCATTCCAGGCCGACATCTCCGATCCGGCCGCCGTCGAAAGATTGCTGCGGGAGATCGACGGCGCCTTTGGCGGTCTCGACATCCTCGTCAACAACGCGGGCATGGATGGTCCCCGCGCCGTCGTCGGCGACGATGACCCGCAGCTCTGGGAAAAAGTCCTCGCCGTCGATCTCGTGGGCCCTTACTACTGTGCCCGCGCCGCCATCCCGCGCATGGAAAAATGCGGTTGCGGCGTCATCATCAACATCACCTCGGTACACGAGTTCATTCCCTGGGAGGGCTACAGCGCCTACACCAGCGCCAAGGCGGGACTCTCCATGTTCACCAAGACCCTTGCCCAGGAAACGGCCGACAAGGGCATCCGCGTGGTCGCCATCGCCCCCGGCGCTATCAAGACCCCCATCAACAAAGCCGTCTGGGGCAACCCCGATAGCCTCAAGGATCTCGACGACAAGATCGCCATGGAACGCCTTGGCACGCCGGAGGAGATCGGCCATGTCGCGGCCTTCCTCGCCAGCGACCTGGCCAGCTACGTTACCGGCACCACCATCGCCGTCGATGGCGGCATGCTCATCTACCCCGATTTCCGTCATGGCGGCTAA
- a CDS encoding 4a-hydroxytetrahydrobiopterin dehydratase: MDQDLQHAHCVPCEGGVAPLDAERVGLLLRSLSQWQVAGQAIRREFRFKNFYETMAFVNAVAWISHREDHHPDLELGYNRCVVHYSTHAIGGLSENDFICAARVDALLT, from the coding sequence ATGGACCAAGATCTTCAACATGCGCATTGCGTACCCTGTGAGGGTGGGGTTGCGCCCCTGGACGCGGAACGGGTAGGACTTCTATTACGCTCCCTATCCCAATGGCAAGTGGCCGGGCAGGCGATCCGCCGGGAGTTTCGTTTCAAAAACTTTTACGAGACCATGGCCTTTGTGAATGCCGTGGCATGGATCTCGCACCGGGAGGACCATCACCCGGACCTGGAGCTGGGTTATAACCGCTGCGTCGTCCATTACAGTACCCACGCCATTGGCGGCCTTTCGGAAAATGACTTCATCTGCGCCGCCCGGGTGGATGCGCTGCTGACATGA